One Coleofasciculus chthonoplastes PCC 7420 DNA window includes the following coding sequences:
- a CDS encoding S9 family peptidase: protein MTQPQLSPYGSWNSPIAAELIVAGTIGLGSITLDDTDTYWIEARPMEAGRNVIVRRQENGAIADITPSSFNVRTRVHEYGGGAYTVKDGIIYFANYQDQRLYQQTGDAEPQPITPESGGTLRYADVVIDSQRQRLICVREDHSDEGKEPINTLVSIPLNNRNDIQIIATGNDFYASPRLSPDGSQLTWLTWNHPNMPWDGTQLWVASIQGNGLLGEAKCIAGGVDESIFKPEWSPDGTLYFVWDRTGWWNLYRWNQQGIEPLCEMEAEFGLPQWVFGMSTYGISSRDRLICAYTVQGRWRLGSIDLQTKQFNPIETPYTSISSVQVTEDRVVFIGGSATEPTAVVQMDVASQQIEVLRQSTTLEIDKGYLSIPEAIAFPTENGQTAYGFFYPPQNKDYQAPETEKPPLIVKSHGGPTASTSSTFNLKIQYWTSRGFAFLDVNYGGSTGYGREYRQRLQNQWGIVDVDDCANGAKYLAEQGFVDGERLAIAGGSAGGYTTLAALTFRDVFKAGASYYGVSDLETLATDTHKFESRYLDGLIGAYPERQDLYKARSPIHFTDKLSCPVIFFQGLEDKVVPPNQAETMVEALKAKGLPVAYITYPEEQHGFRRAENIKRTLEAELYFYSRIFGFELAEPIEPVAIDNF, encoded by the coding sequence ATGACTCAACCGCAACTCTCTCCCTACGGTTCCTGGAACTCTCCGATCGCAGCCGAACTCATCGTGGCTGGTACGATTGGCTTGGGGAGTATTACCCTGGATGATACCGATACTTACTGGATCGAAGCGCGACCGATGGAAGCGGGACGTAATGTAATTGTACGACGTCAGGAGAATGGCGCGATCGCAGATATTACCCCCTCTTCTTTTAATGTGCGTACTCGCGTTCATGAATATGGTGGTGGTGCTTACACGGTCAAAGATGGGATTATTTATTTTGCCAATTATCAGGATCAGCGCCTTTACCAGCAGACGGGTGATGCAGAACCTCAACCCATCACCCCAGAGTCAGGGGGAACTCTCCGCTATGCTGATGTAGTGATTGATTCCCAGCGACAACGGCTGATTTGTGTGCGCGAAGATCACAGTGATGAGGGAAAGGAACCAATTAACACCTTAGTCAGTATTCCGTTAAATAATCGTAACGATATCCAAATTATCGCTACAGGAAATGACTTCTACGCCTCACCCCGATTAAGTCCGGATGGTTCTCAGTTAACCTGGTTGACGTGGAATCATCCTAATATGCCATGGGATGGGACACAACTGTGGGTGGCGTCGATTCAAGGGAATGGATTATTAGGTGAAGCGAAATGTATTGCCGGTGGGGTTGACGAGTCAATCTTTAAACCTGAATGGTCACCCGATGGCACATTATACTTTGTTTGGGATCGGACAGGGTGGTGGAATCTTTATCGCTGGAATCAGCAAGGGATAGAACCTCTGTGTGAAATGGAGGCGGAGTTTGGTCTTCCTCAATGGGTGTTTGGTATGTCTACTTATGGCATCTCATCGCGCGATCGCCTAATCTGTGCTTATACTGTCCAAGGTCGATGGCGCTTAGGGAGTATCGATCTCCAGACGAAACAATTCAACCCGATTGAAACCCCTTATACCAGTATTTCATCGGTGCAAGTGACAGAGGATCGCGTCGTCTTTATTGGTGGTTCCGCCACCGAACCCACCGCTGTGGTACAGATGGATGTAGCCAGCCAACAGATAGAGGTTTTGCGTCAATCGACAACATTAGAGATAGATAAAGGATATCTCTCCATACCCGAGGCGATCGCATTTCCCACCGAAAACGGTCAAACGGCTTACGGCTTCTTCTATCCCCCGCAAAATAAAGACTATCAAGCGCCCGAAACCGAGAAACCCCCTCTGATTGTCAAAAGTCACGGTGGACCAACTGCATCCACATCCAGTACCTTTAATCTAAAGATTCAATATTGGACAAGTCGCGGCTTTGCCTTCTTAGATGTTAACTATGGCGGAAGTACAGGATATGGACGCGAGTATCGCCAACGCCTCCAGAATCAATGGGGAATTGTCGATGTCGATGACTGCGCCAATGGTGCAAAGTACCTGGCTGAACAAGGATTCGTTGATGGAGAACGGTTAGCGATCGCAGGCGGTAGCGCTGGGGGGTATACTACATTAGCCGCCCTTACCTTCCGAGATGTATTTAAAGCTGGGGCGAGTTATTACGGCGTCAGTGACTTGGAAACCTTAGCCACCGATACCCATAAATTTGAATCCCGTTACCTGGATGGATTAATTGGTGCTTATCCAGAACGCCAAGACTTGTACAAAGCGCGATCGCCCATTCATTTTACTGACAAATTGTCCTGTCCGGTGATTTTCTTCCAAGGGTTAGAGGATAAAGTGGTTCCCCCCAATCAAGCCGAGACGATGGTGGAGGCGTTAAAAGCAAAGGGATTACCCGTAGCATACATCACCTACCCCGAAGAACAGCATGGATTCCGACGGGCGGAAAACATCAAGCGCACCTTGGAAGCCGAGTTATACTTTTATTCACGGATATTCGGGTTTGAGTTAGCCGAACCCATTGAACCCGTCGCGATCGACAATTTTTAA
- a CDS encoding rhomboid family protein — protein MSHFNICAATRPYNPYNPYNREPDNSHNRDRILDRVMVEKVNFADSSQPDRQSLLMDINQLLLWIVCTSCVLNIIVGIRRASISDSAVYIRSWMLVSGLVLATTGVLYVLTPENAGWIGGGLWGLLILMPILGFRLMNQLAYQERFGAASRLGKLLCWLHPAQNWRQFAELLDTLEQLKQGSTTEATAIINRDKTTNRPLVRHTIATLYKMEARWQELREWIETNLSQTALEHDPRLILYYLRALGEMGDLNRVLAQLDQFERILEHSDRGINQSQAYLFAFAFCGQKAQVVQLLTGPLAFYPKYIRQFWLATADWAAGDVEEARQQLLAISNRHTGLYRHAIEARLSQSPVNPDAVLTQYSQQILARLTLNLQHQVRYGSRERFLGSRAYTTWGIIGLNLIVFGLEIHFGGSENPQVLYKLGALVPEEVLDGAWWRLLTSTFLHFGFLHLLMNMLGLYILGPFVEYALSGWRYLLLYLSCGVGSMLVVSLATHFGYSEAQFVVGASGSVMGIVGATAAILLQGWRREKSRLASRRLRFILFIIAFQVIFDLSIPQVSFTGHTSGLIIGFFVGLLLYHK, from the coding sequence TTGTCACATTTCAATATTTGTGCAGCGACTCGCCCCTACAACCCCTACAACCCCTACAACCGCGAACCTGATAATTCCCACAACCGCGATCGCATCTTGGATCGGGTTATGGTTGAAAAGGTGAACTTCGCCGACTCTTCCCAACCCGATCGCCAATCACTCTTGATGGATATTAATCAGTTACTCCTCTGGATTGTCTGCACCTCTTGCGTTCTGAACATTATCGTCGGCATTCGCCGTGCCAGTATTTCGGATTCAGCCGTGTACATCCGTAGCTGGATGCTTGTTTCTGGTTTAGTATTAGCCACAACAGGTGTCTTATATGTCCTCACTCCAGAGAATGCAGGCTGGATTGGCGGGGGGTTATGGGGATTGTTGATCTTAATGCCGATTCTGGGGTTTAGACTCATGAATCAACTGGCATATCAGGAACGCTTTGGTGCAGCTAGCCGACTGGGTAAACTCCTGTGTTGGCTACACCCCGCCCAAAATTGGCGTCAATTTGCTGAATTGTTGGACACCCTGGAACAATTGAAGCAAGGTTCAACCACTGAAGCCACGGCAATTATTAACCGCGACAAAACCACCAATCGTCCTCTGGTGCGACATACCATCGCCACTCTCTATAAAATGGAGGCGCGTTGGCAAGAGTTGCGGGAGTGGATTGAGACCAATTTATCACAAACCGCCCTAGAACATGATCCCCGTCTAATCCTGTACTACCTGCGAGCATTAGGAGAGATGGGGGACTTAAATCGTGTGCTTGCTCAACTTGATCAATTTGAACGTATCTTAGAACATAGCGATCGCGGCATCAATCAGAGTCAAGCCTATTTATTTGCCTTTGCTTTTTGCGGTCAAAAAGCCCAGGTTGTCCAATTACTCACTGGACCTTTAGCATTTTATCCAAAGTACATTCGCCAATTTTGGCTGGCTACAGCAGATTGGGCGGCGGGAGACGTAGAGGAAGCACGTCAGCAACTGTTGGCTATTTCTAACCGCCATACTGGACTCTACCGCCATGCGATCGAAGCTCGTTTATCTCAGTCACCTGTCAACCCTGATGCTGTTTTGACTCAATATTCTCAGCAGATTTTAGCACGGCTTACACTCAATCTCCAACATCAGGTGCGATACGGTTCCAGAGAACGGTTTCTCGGTTCTAGAGCCTATACAACTTGGGGAATTATTGGATTAAACCTGATTGTATTTGGATTAGAAATTCACTTTGGTGGAAGTGAAAATCCGCAAGTTTTATACAAACTCGGCGCATTAGTACCAGAGGAAGTTCTCGACGGTGCTTGGTGGCGGTTATTGACCTCAACATTTTTGCACTTTGGATTTCTGCATCTATTAATGAATATGCTGGGTCTGTATATCCTTGGACCCTTTGTCGAATATGCCCTTTCTGGGTGGCGATATTTACTACTTTACCTCAGTTGTGGTGTTGGTTCGATGTTGGTGGTATCTCTAGCCACTCATTTCGGATACTCTGAGGCGCAATTTGTAGTTGGGGCATCCGGTTCCGTGATGGGGATTGTGGGCGCAACGGCAGCTATTTTACTTCAAGGATGGCGGCGTGAAAAATCGCGTTTAGCGTCTCGTCGTTTGCGGTTTATTTTATTTATTATTGCCTTTCAAGTTATCTTTGACCTGTCAATTCCTCAAGTAAGTTTCACGGGTCACACGTCAGGCTTAATCATCGGTTTTTTTGTGGGGCTTCTGCTGTACCATAAGTAA
- the surE gene encoding 5'/3'-nucleotidase SurE, which translates to MKLLISNDDGIFALGIRTLADTLAQAGHDVTVVCPDRERSATGHGLTLHDPIRAEAVDTIFHPAVKAWSCSGTPSDCVKLALGALIDHPPDLVLSGINHGSNLGTDILYSGTVSAAMEGVLEGIPSIAFSLTSYTSKEFHVAATFAKSLIERLSEQPLAKVMLLNVNVPPVSQAEIAGVKVTRQGIRRYFDTFEKRVDPRGKIYYWLAGEVIEDIEQPPHSHLPPDLATDVQAVKENYIAITPLQYNLTDIAGVSSLQSIEF; encoded by the coding sequence ATGAAATTGCTGATCAGCAACGATGATGGAATTTTTGCCTTGGGGATTCGCACCTTGGCTGATACACTGGCACAAGCGGGTCATGATGTTACCGTTGTTTGTCCAGATCGAGAGCGATCGGCAACGGGTCACGGTTTAACCCTCCATGATCCCATTCGCGCCGAAGCGGTTGATACGATTTTTCACCCAGCGGTTAAAGCTTGGTCTTGTTCCGGAACTCCCTCCGATTGTGTAAAGTTAGCATTGGGAGCTTTAATTGATCATCCACCCGATTTAGTTCTATCTGGGATTAATCACGGTTCTAACTTGGGCACCGATATCCTTTACTCTGGCACTGTTTCCGCCGCCATGGAAGGGGTTTTAGAAGGAATTCCTAGTATTGCCTTTAGTCTAACTAGCTATACGTCCAAGGAGTTCCACGTCGCCGCCACATTCGCCAAAAGCCTGATTGAGCGACTCTCTGAGCAACCCCTAGCCAAAGTCATGTTACTTAATGTCAATGTACCGCCCGTGAGTCAGGCGGAAATTGCTGGGGTTAAGGTTACCCGCCAAGGAATTCGTCGCTATTTCGATACCTTTGAGAAACGAGTTGATCCACGGGGTAAAATCTATTATTGGTTAGCGGGTGAAGTGATTGAAGATATAGAACAACCGCCTCATTCTCATCTTCCTCCCGATTTAGCTACCGATGTTCAAGCCGTTAAGGAAAACTATATTGCGATTACGCCCCTGCAATACAATCTGACGGATATTGCTGGCGTCTCTAGTTTGCAGAGTATAGAGTTTTAA
- a CDS encoding indolepyruvate ferredoxin oxidoreductase subunit alpha: MSHTIVTETCEGVADCVEACPVACIHPGPGKNVNGTDWYWIDFDTCIDCGICLQVCPVEGAIVPEERPELQKTPQ; this comes from the coding sequence GTGTCTCACACTATTGTTACGGAAACCTGCGAAGGGGTTGCAGATTGCGTCGAAGCTTGTCCCGTTGCTTGCATTCACCCTGGTCCCGGCAAAAATGTCAACGGGACAGACTGGTATTGGATTGATTTCGATACCTGCATCGATTGTGGTATATGCTTACAGGTATGTCCTGTAGAAGGCGCGATCGTTCCGGAAGAGCGACCGGAGTTGCAGAAAACGCCCCAATAA